A single window of Nicotiana sylvestris chromosome 5, ASM39365v2, whole genome shotgun sequence DNA harbors:
- the LOC138869325 gene encoding uncharacterized protein, whose translation MSVREYSLQFDSLARYAPTIVSKIDNQVHQFVMGLEPHLLNNGMSVSLQPDMDISRIHVYSQGVKERKQKQRADREHDRAQNKRARSSGPYGSGQNFRASDSHYRGESNQTRPPLPRCAQYGKQHIVQCCMGLDVCYTCGYPVTVMRDCPMRGDASIPQPSGFVAGSLSLVCPPGQGPQAAMSHGRGRGGTSNSSNPQNRIYVLARRQDQESLPDVVTGILSVSSYDVYVLIDQGSTLSYVTLLVASKFGIKPESVKPFEVSTHVGDIVIANRVYRGCIVAVHSRSTVADLIELDIVEFDVIMGIDSLASCHANADYRSKIVRFQFPRGPILEWKGNTASPRGRFISYLKARNMINKGCIYHLVWVQDMKVESPTIQFIPMVNEFPDVFPDELPGLPPEQEIEFAINLLPDTHIISIPPY comes from the exons atgagtgttcgggagtacagtcttcagtttgattcattggctaggtatgctcccactattgtatctaagattgACAATCAGGTTCACcagttcgtgatgggattagagcctcacttgcttaacaatggtatgtcggtctcacttcaaccagacatggatatttctcgtattcatgTATACTCTCAGGGTGTAAAGGAGCGTAAACAGaaacagagggccgatcgtgagcatgatagggcccaaaataagagagcgaggtcttcggggccttatg ggtctggtcagAACTTCAGGGCCTCAGATTCTCactataggggtgagtcaaatcagacgaggccacccttgccacgatgtgctcaaTATGGTAAGCAACATATCGTGCAGTGTTGTATGGGGTTagatgtttgttatacttgtggttatccggtcaccgttatgagggattgtccgatgagaggtgatgcaagcataccTCAGCCATCAGGATTTGTAGCGGGTTCATTATCATTAGTATGCCCCCCTGGGCAAGGTCCACAAGCAGCAATGAgtcatggtagaggcagaggcggaaCATCCAACTCGAGCAAtcctcagaaccgcatttatgtGTTGGCAAGACGACAGGACCAGGAGTCAttgcctgatgttgttacaggtatattatcagtctcctcatatgatgtatatgtgCTGATTGACcaaggttccaccttatcatacgttactctgttagttgctagtaagtttggaataaaacctgaatcggttaaaccttttgaggtgtctacacatGTTGGGGACATAGTGATAGCTAATCGAGTATATAGGGGTTGCATAGTAGCAGTTCATAGTCGATCTACCGTAGCGGACCTAATCGAGTTGGATAttgtagaatttgatgttataatgggtatagATTCGTTGGCTTCCTGTCATGCCAACGCTGATtatagatcaaagatagtccgatttcaatttccaaggggacctattttggagtggaaaggtaatacggcatctccgagaggaagattcatttcctatctcaaggcaaggaataTGATCAataagggttgtatttatcacttagtttggGTTCAGGATAtgaaagtagagtcaccaaccattcagttcATCCCTAtggtgaatgagtttcccgatgtttttcccgatgagcttccaggtctcccgccagagcaagaaattgagtttgctattaACCTACTACCGGATACTCACataatatctattcctccctattga